The region GACATCATCTACCTCAAATTTATATCCTACGCCCCAGACAGTGACTATCATCTTGGCAGCGTCTGCGGATACATTATTCAATTTCTCGCGTAACCGTTTTACATGTGTATCTACCGTCCGCAAATCGCCAAAAAATTCATATTCCCAAACGTCCTTCAGCAACAGTTCACGATTAAACACTTTATCAGGCGATTTGGCAAGATAACAAAGGAGCTCATACTCTTTAGGTGTTAATGCTACTTCTGTTCCGTCCGCAGTGACACGGTGTGCGTCGTGATCAATTGTTAAATGCGGAAATACCAATAAATTTTTGGTAGGTGCACCATCACTGAAACTGGTGGCAGAAATCCTTCGTAAAAGTGCTTTAACACGTAAAACAACTTCCCTGGGACTGAACGGTTTAACTATATAGTCGTCCGTACCAACTTCAAACCCCTGGACACGGTTGGACTCCTCACCCTTGGCGGTAAGCATAATGATTGGTGTAGATTTTTCTTTCCGCAATTCCTCGGTTACCTTAATCCCGTCCATTTCAGGCATCATAATATCCAGTAAAATGACATCGTAATTATTATCCAGTGCCAGTTGCAGTGCTTCTGATCCATCCGCAGCTTCTTCAACAATGAACTCTTCTTTTTCCAGATACATTTTAATCAGGCGTCGAATCCTTGCTTCATCATCAACAACAAGTACTCTGGCATTTGTCTCCATGTAGGTCCCCTCCATTATTAATGGTTATTATTAGCCTCCATTCAAGGTCATGCATAGGAATGCAGTCCGGCCAGCACGAGATTCACCGCAATCAGATTAAACATAATAATCGCGAATCCACCAACTGCTAGCCAAGCTGATCTTTCACCATGCCAGCCTCTGGACAGTCGTAAATGTAAAAACGCTGCGTAAAAGAACCAGGTTACTAATGCCCATACTTCTTTCGGATCCCATCCCCAGAAACGATCCCAGGCAATTTGGGCCCAAATAGATGCAAAGATCAGTCCGCCCAGTGTAAATACCGGAAAGCCTATTGCGACCGCTCGATACGAAACTTCATCCAATAAATCAGGTTTTGCTTTTTTCAGGAGCGGCTGGATTGCCGCACCAATTCTTTTCCGTGTAATTAACCGTGCTGATACATAAATTATAAAACCGGTAATCACGGACCAAATAACCGTATTGAATTTTCTTGCTGCATCCGCACCTCGCATCCATTCAGGCGTTTCAAACCATGGTTTCATTGCACCTTCTGTAACAAGTTTGCCTTCATTTGGTCCGGCAATTGGTGGAAGAGGATAATCGGCAGTCAATGTCGCGCCATTTTTTGTATATTCGAACTGAGCCTTATAATCCATTGAACCGAATATAACAGATATTACACTGAAACCGATCAGTATAAAAATGGAAAACAGGATAACTTCCAGCCAAGCAGTTCGTTTATTTGCTTTTGATTGATCAATTTGTCTGATTAAATAAATCAGACCCGCTACAAAACTGATCGACAGAATTGCCTCGCCAAATGCTACTGTTGTTACATGAACGTAAAGCATCCAGTGCCTAAGTGATGCCACAAGCGGCGAGATCTCACTGGGAAACATACTGGCAAAACCAAGTACGGTCAGAGCTATTGGCAGTGCAAACACTCCTAGTACAGGCAGCCTGTAAATGAAATAAATAATGATAAAGGCTAGCACGATTCCCATACCGAAAAATGTCATAAACTCAAAAAGGTTACTGACAGGAACATGTCCGCTTACAACCCATCTCGTTACAAAGTAGACCGATTGTGATATAAAGCCGATTATCGTAATAACAATTCCGATTGTTCCGGCTTTCCCATTGCCCGATTCCTCTTTTGCCTTGTTTCCTTTGATTGTTGCACCAAAGAAAAGTGTGGCAATTAAATATAGGGCAAATGCTGCATAAAGTGATATATTACTTAGATTAAGCAACGCTTCCATCTGTATCCTCCTTTTTCAGGCCTGTTAAGATAATTCTTCGAGTTCCTGCTGATCATCAACCATTTTTACATTCGTACCTTCGATTATACCTTCAATGTCCTTTTTGATACCGTACCAGTTTTTATTTGTATGTGCTGCCATCAAAATACCACCTTCTTTAGGGCGAATCCAAATTCTGCGGTGCTGCCAGTACATTCCTTGTGCGACACCAATCATGAAAATCGCTGCACCGATAATGAATAATGGCAATGTATAGTCACGTCGTACGGTTAAACCGCTGACATCGCGCATCTGAAAATCCTGGATGCCAAGTTTATACTGATTGTTATTACTTGGATCAATGTTTTTTCCGATTCCGACAAAGCTAACCTCAGCTTTATCAGTGCCCGGAGGATAAACAGAAAATACAAATGCCGGATTTCTTGGATATTTGGTTTTTGATCTTGGTTCACCATCATCCATATAGTAGTCAGGATAATATTGTTCCATTACAACGCGAAAACCGTTATCCAGCTCATATTCTTTCTTTGGTGATGTTAAATCAACCGTAATACTTCCCATTGCCTTTTCTTTCGGGTCATTTGTTTTGTGTATTTTAAAGGTCATTTTCGTGAATTCATTTTGTTGATAACCAGCCTGATACAACGTATACCCATCAAATTTAAGCGGATGGTTCATTTTAATCTGATCTTCAGTGACTTTCTTAAGTTGCTGCTCTGATCCCGGGATGGAATTATCTGTTTCCTTGTAGATTACAACGTTAGTCTGATAGTTCTTCACAACTTGTCCTTCTTGTTTGAGAGCCTCTTGAAACTTCTCGTTTTCCTCGGAATATGTCTCCTTAATAAAATTTTTGTTTTTTATGTAATATTCTCCCTTTGTTCCGGGGATGACGGTCTGTTCACCTTCCCTGACCCAGACATATTCATCAATATACATAGGGGTGGCCATTCTGAGTAATGCCGCAATCAGTACTATAATAAGTCCAATGTGATTCACATATGGACCCCAGCGGGAAAATCTTCCCTTCTCAGCTAAAATATGACCATCCTCATCCCGGACTTTGTAACGTTTATTTTTCATGGCTGTAATAAGTTGTTCTTTTTCTTCTGCAGTAACTGTTTCGGTCTTGCTGTACAAACGCTGTCTGTTCAAAAAAGTCTCGTGCCGTTTTGCTTTTTGCATTCTTAATGCTTTGTATAAAGGAACAAAACGATCAATACTGCATATCACCAGCGATACTCCGATTAAAGCGATGAGAATCAGATACCATGCCGAGCCATATAGATTATGAAACCCTAATTGATAATAAATCTGTCCCAAAATACCATACGTCTGTTCGTAGTAAATCGAAGGGTCTCTGGATTCCGCATCAGCCGGAATATACATCTCCTGTGGAAAAATGGTGCCGATGGCTGAGGCAACCAGTGCAAGCACAATTAACCAGACCCCAATCTTCACGGATGAAAAAAAGTTCCATGTTTTATCGATAATTGATTTATTATACGTCTGTGATCTGCGTGCACTGCCATCATATCGCATGTTCAGCAATTTTTTCTTGTCATTACCGTCGATATGCTGGTTGCCCTCCACCGGTTTACCGCATGCTTCGCAAAGAACGGTACCTTCCGGGTTAACATGTCCGCATTCACATTTGATGTGTTTCATATTCATCCCTCACATTATGATTGTTGCTCTGGTTGAATCTGTTTTAAATAGCCTTCCAGTTTTTCAAGCGTCAGTGCGCCTTCCACAACTTCGACGATTTCCCCTTCCGGACTGATAAAGAAAGAACTCGGAATCGGCCCCACATTATACAGGTTCATTACCTGATCTTTCGCGTCATACAGTACAGGGAAAGTTAAGTCATATTTGTCAACAAATTGATGTACAACAAATTTACTCGCATCCAGATTAACCGTTACAATTTCAACGCCTTTTTTCTTATACTCCGGATAGAGTTTTTGCATAAACGGCATTTCAGCTTCACACGGTTCACACCACGTGCCCCAGAAGTTTAACATGACACCTTTTCCTTCGAGATTACTGAATTGAATTTTTTCAAGTTCATTATTTTTATTTATCTGATTAAGTACAAAATCAGGTGCCTCATCACCTACATCGACATTGGTGTTTTCTTTAGTCAGATTTGAAACTACCGCGTATATCAGTGCAACAAGGAGTACGGCCAATACTATGGAACGAAAAATCAGCCGGTTTCTCTTTTTAGTTTTTTTGTTTATCATCCGCTGCTCTGCACTCATCTTTTTCACTCCCTCCGCAAGTATACCATGTATGCATATTGACAAATTTGACTATTCTTTAACAATTAATGTGACACCTGACGCATTTTTTTTACTTCTTTCGGGTTCAACATACGGTAATCCCCGGGCTGCATACCATCCAGTGTTAACAATCCATAACGTTCCCGCTTCAGCTTGGAAACGGGAAAACCGATTTCCTCCATCATGCGTCTGATGTGGCGGTTCTTACCCTCGTTCAGTGTAATTTCAAGTATCATGGTGTTTTTGGCCCGGTCAACACGCATGATTTTATAGCCAACTGCTTTCAACAATTCATTATTGGATTTCACACCTGTTCGTAACCGGTTCAGATCCTTTTTATCCGGTATGCCTTTAACTTTGCAGACATATACCTTTTCGACACCGTGACTGGGGTGCATCAACAGGTTAGCAAATTCACCGTCATTGGTAAGTAATAAAATTCCGGATGTATCATAATCAAGCCGTCCTATTGGATAAATTCGCTCCGGAACTTCTCCCAGGAAATCGGTAACGACTTTTCTCCCTTTATCATCAGACAAACTGGAAATAACACCCCTCGGTTTATACAGCATGTAGTATACCGGAGCTTCTTTTTCCAGTTTGATTCCATTTACTTCAATTTCATCATTGCCTGATACTTTTGATCCCAATTCTGTTACAACCTTATTATTAACTTTCACTTTACCGTCAGCTATAAGTTTCTCCGCTTTTCTCCGGGAAGTAACCCCACTTTGCGCAATAACTTTCTGCAATCTTTCCATGTGTAATCACCAAACTTTTCAATTAGTTATGTACCTTATTTAACCTTGTTATATCGTCACACATAATAATAGCGTTAACAACATGTTAACGCTAATGATAATACTTATCCAAATATTAATGTAACGATAATAATCGAGGCAATTATACCAACTAAATCGGCCAGTAGTCCAACCTTTACTGCATATCCCATTTTTCTGATGCCAACTGCTCCGAAATAAACGGTCAATATATAAAGAGTCGTATCGGTGCTGCCCTGCATGGTGGATGCCAGACGACCGATGAAAGAATCCGCTCCATGTGTACTGATTAATTCAGTAGTCATTCCCAGTGCAGCTGTTCCTGATATCGGTCGTACAAGTGCCAATGGAATAATATCGGGAGGAATCCCGATTTGTACGAGGAAAGGGGTAATCAGATTAATAAAGGCTTCCAGCGCACCAGAACTTCGCAAAATAGCAATGGAAACAATCATACCGACTAAAAAAGGAAGTAAAGAAAAGGCCATACTGACACCTTCCTTTCCTCCCTCAACAAACATTTCATAGGTTGGCACCCGCTTCCAAGTGGCAACAACCAACACAATCAGAATAAAACAAGGAATCAGCCAAGTGCTAATAGCAGTTATAACTCCCATTTTATTTCCTCCTGATACTTCTATAGTAGAATAACCTGTCAATCAAGAGTGCACTGACAGATGATATTGTTGTAGCGATAATTGTTGTCCCGACAATTTCGGTAGGTGACGCTGAATCATATTGCATGCGGATGGCGATTACGGTAGTTGGTATTAGAGTCAGACTGGATGTATTAAGCGCCAAAAAAGTTATCATAGACCGTGAAGCTGTATCTGATCCGCTTAATTCTTTCATTTGTTCCATCGCTTTGATGCCCATTGGTGTCGCTGCATTTCCGAGACCGAAAATATTAGCTGTAAAGTTTGATAATATATAGCCCATCGCCGGGTGATCTTTCGGTATATCAGGAAATATCTTTGCAACAACAGGACGAAACGCTTTTATCATAACTCGCAAAATTCCTGCTTTTTCCGCAACCTTCATAATTCCCAGCCAAA is a window of Virgibacillus ihumii DNA encoding:
- a CDS encoding response regulator transcription factor; protein product: METNARVLVVDDEARIRRLIKMYLEKEEFIVEEAADGSEALQLALDNNYDVILLDIMMPEMDGIKVTEELRKEKSTPIIMLTAKGEESNRVQGFEVGTDDYIVKPFSPREVVLRVKALLRRISATSFSDGAPTKNLLVFPHLTIDHDAHRVTADGTEVALTPKEYELLCYLAKSPDKVFNRELLLKDVWEYEFFGDLRTVDTHVKRLREKLNNVSADAAKMIVTVWGVGYKFEVDDV
- the ccsB gene encoding c-type cytochrome biogenesis protein CcsB, coding for MEALLNLSNISLYAAFALYLIATLFFGATIKGNKAKEESGNGKAGTIGIVITIIGFISQSVYFVTRWVVSGHVPVSNLFEFMTFFGMGIVLAFIIIYFIYRLPVLGVFALPIALTVLGFASMFPSEISPLVASLRHWMLYVHVTTVAFGEAILSISFVAGLIYLIRQIDQSKANKRTAWLEVILFSIFILIGFSVISVIFGSMDYKAQFEYTKNGATLTADYPLPPIAGPNEGKLVTEGAMKPWFETPEWMRGADAARKFNTVIWSVITGFIIYVSARLITRKRIGAAIQPLLKKAKPDLLDEVSYRAVAIGFPVFTLGGLIFASIWAQIAWDRFWGWDPKEVWALVTWFFYAAFLHLRLSRGWHGERSAWLAVGGFAIIMFNLIAVNLVLAGLHSYA
- the resB gene encoding cytochrome c biogenesis protein ResB, translating into MKHIKCECGHVNPEGTVLCEACGKPVEGNQHIDGNDKKKLLNMRYDGSARRSQTYNKSIIDKTWNFFSSVKIGVWLIVLALVASAIGTIFPQEMYIPADAESRDPSIYYEQTYGILGQIYYQLGFHNLYGSAWYLILIALIGVSLVICSIDRFVPLYKALRMQKAKRHETFLNRQRLYSKTETVTAEEKEQLITAMKNKRYKVRDEDGHILAEKGRFSRWGPYVNHIGLIIVLIAALLRMATPMYIDEYVWVREGEQTVIPGTKGEYYIKNKNFIKETYSEENEKFQEALKQEGQVVKNYQTNVVIYKETDNSIPGSEQQLKKVTEDQIKMNHPLKFDGYTLYQAGYQQNEFTKMTFKIHKTNDPKEKAMGSITVDLTSPKKEYELDNGFRVVMEQYYPDYYMDDGEPRSKTKYPRNPAFVFSVYPPGTDKAEVSFVGIGKNIDPSNNNQYKLGIQDFQMRDVSGLTVRRDYTLPLFIIGAAIFMIGVAQGMYWQHRRIWIRPKEGGILMAAHTNKNWYGIKKDIEGIIEGTNVKMVDDQQELEELS
- the resA gene encoding thiol-disulfide oxidoreductase ResA encodes the protein MSAEQRMINKKTKKRNRLIFRSIVLAVLLVALIYAVVSNLTKENTNVDVGDEAPDFVLNQINKNNELEKIQFSNLEGKGVMLNFWGTWCEPCEAEMPFMQKLYPEYKKKGVEIVTVNLDASKFVVHQFVDKYDLTFPVLYDAKDQVMNLYNVGPIPSSFFISPEGEIVEVVEGALTLEKLEGYLKQIQPEQQS
- a CDS encoding pseudouridine synthase, with translation MERLQKVIAQSGVTSRRKAEKLIADGKVKVNNKVVTELGSKVSGNDEIEVNGIKLEKEAPVYYMLYKPRGVISSLSDDKGRKVVTDFLGEVPERIYPIGRLDYDTSGILLLTNDGEFANLLMHPSHGVEKVYVCKVKGIPDKKDLNRLRTGVKSNNELLKAVGYKIMRVDRAKNTMILEITLNEGKNRHIRRMMEEIGFPVSKLKRERYGLLTLDGMQPGDYRMLNPKEVKKMRQVSH
- a CDS encoding spore maturation protein gives rise to the protein MGVITAISTWLIPCFILIVLVVATWKRVPTYEMFVEGGKEGVSMAFSLLPFLVGMIVSIAILRSSGALEAFINLITPFLVQIGIPPDIIPLALVRPISGTAALGMTTELISTHGADSFIGRLASTMQGSTDTTLYILTVYFGAVGIRKMGYAVKVGLLADLVGIIASIIIVTLIFG
- a CDS encoding nucleoside recognition domain-containing protein; this translates as MVNIIWAAMAAIGIIYAMFNGTMDNVNKALFESADEAVTLSIGLISVLVFWLGIMKVAEKAGILRVMIKAFRPVVAKIFPDIPKDHPAMGYILSNFTANIFGLGNAATPMGIKAMEQMKELSGSDTASRSMITFLALNTSSLTLIPTTVIAIRMQYDSASPTEIVGTTIIATTISSVSALLIDRLFYYRSIRRK